In Puntigrus tetrazona isolate hp1 chromosome 7, ASM1883169v1, whole genome shotgun sequence, the following are encoded in one genomic region:
- the LOC122348527 gene encoding uncharacterized protein LOC122348527: MNSSAANHLMLFLIGVIFVKSASLSVMKTVKRGTTVSLLCSNILREPSYVAWFKHTSDSLPLCIATQYVGEQPADSIYFNGFQKNHLEMSVNQTFSSLKIVNADIFDSGVFYCGSFLSNRMMFHNKTQLVVVNETNHLEEDIAIMVWATEENLRSCHIYYTMALILSGFVLLAILFVIVVSFKLKKRNKQKGMSTHLYTQ, from the exons gtgTCATCTTTGTAAAAAGCGCATCTTTAAGTGTAATGAAAACAGTGAAGAGGGGAACTACGGTCTCTCTTCTGTGTTCAAACATCTTGAGAGAGCCCAGTTATGTTGCCTGGTTCAAGCACACAAGTGATTCTCTGCCGCTTTGCATCGCTACTCAATACGTGGGTGAACAACCAGCGGACTCCATATATTTCAACGGCTTTCAGAAGAATCATTTAGAGATGTCAGTGAACCAAACATTTTCTTCCTTGAAGATTGTAAATGCGGACATCTTTGATTCTGGAGTTTTTTACTGTGGAAGCTTTTTGTCGAACCGTATGAtgtttcacaataaaacacagttaGTGGTGGTAAATG agaCTAACCATTTGGAAGAGGATATTGCAATTATGGTAT GGGCTACTGAAGAAAATTTGAGATCCTGCCATATCTATTATACAATGGCACTGATTCTGAGTGGCTTTGTTTTGCTTGCCATTTTATTTGTGATTGTAGTCTCATTcaaactgaagaaaagaaacaagCAGAAGGGCATGTCAACACacttatatacacaataa